The following is a genomic window from Vitis vinifera cultivar Pinot Noir 40024 chromosome 6, ASM3070453v1.
ACAACATAAAAAATCTTGCTTGTCATTCACGTTTTTATGCCCCGTCACTCACACGATTTTTATGCCAAGTCACTCCCATGATTTTTTATGCCAAGTCACTCCCATGAGCTGGAAGCGTTCCCGACTCTTCGGGGTGTTCGCGCCAAGTGTGGGACCCAGCCAACCGTAATTCCGTTTTTTTGATCGCAAAACTCGaatgacctttttttttattccaccTGGCTTAGcttttaatgtaaataaatagaaataaatagaaataatggggtttaaatttattttatcataactTACGGGtgaaaatataatcattttacttaaaaatgggtttgattttttttcttactttagGAGGTGTTTGGCAGGTTTGGTTGAATAAGGGAAGTCTGACAAACCAAACAAGGCAGTAAAGAAATTTCCCATCAGAGATATGATCATAATATTATGTGTGTAACAGAAAAGGGAATCTCTTCGGCTCCAAGTAAACTGCGCCGCGTCTCTTTGGATCGACCCGGCTCGGCGCGTGAAGGAGGGAACCGGGTTTATATGAGAAAGAAGGTATCAGTTTCATTAAAACCAGGTGGACCTGCACTCTACTTCTGTGGCCTTGCATTGGGTCTTCAATGGCGGTTAAAGTTGAAAAATCGGATTGGGAGAGGAAGAAGAAGCGGAAGAGTTTACACAACGAACGAAAGCTTTTTAATGATGAGAAAGGCAAGGTAATGCGGGGTGGTATTGGGTCTTCAACGGTGGTGAACCTTGAAGAACCGGATTGTGGGAGGGAGAGGACGGGCAACAAGAGAAAGCTTCTTGTTGGCGAAGAAGTTGAGGTATAATTCAGCcttggttttctttttcattttttttttcaagggttTTTGTGGGGTTTATGAGGGTGTTGTAGAAACcctttgtttccttttgttttattGATGCTTTcggtttttatctatttttttgggGTTGAATGCGATTATTCTTGACTGCTGCATTGTAATCCTTGTGGGTTTCGTTGTTCTCGTCATTGTTTATACGTGGCTTGATTAGCTGCTCGGGGTTATTTGATTCTATTCAATATAATTCAattctctttaatttttctcaatTGTTGATTTTTTGATACATTGAATTTTAACGCATAAATGTGTGAAAATTTGAAGGTAAGGAGTGTGGAAGAAGGGCTTCTGGGCTCGTGGCATTCAGGAACTATCATTGGTTGTGATTATTTAGTTCGGAACGTGAAATATAGTGAGATATTGGATGATCGGATGGGAGAAAGATTCTTAGAGTCTGTGAGTGTTTCTGGTGCTATTGAGGGAACAAGTGTTGTTGATACCGACCAGTGTAATCATCGTGGTAGGATAAGGCCATTGCCACCACAATGTGACTTTGGGAAATGGAACCTTCATTATGGACTATGTGTGGATGTGTTTTTTAGGGAGGCTTGGTGGGAAGGTGTGATTTTTGACCATGAAGATGGTTTGGAGAACAGGAAAGTTTTTTTCCCAGATTTGGGTGATGAATTGACAGTTGGAGTTGATAACATTAGGATTACTCAGGACTGGAACGAGGGTACAGCAACTTGGGAGCGACGACGGAATTGGTTGTTTCTTGAGTTGATTGAGGAATATGAACAGGATTGGCCCCTTAATGTCTCACTGAAGCAGATTTGGTATGATGTGAGGGAAAAAAAGGGGTTTGAGAAAGTTAAGGAGTGGACTTGTCCATCAAATGCTCTATGGAGAGAGTTGGTTCGGGAGGCCATTGCTGACAATTTCAGGATAACTCTAAATAAAATCTGTTCTATGTTGAAGCCTGAAGTGTTGGCTAACTGTCATGCGGTGGAACCAATACGGGGTATTAGCCCATTGGATGGTAGTATGATGATGACTAACAATGATGCTAATGCAACAAATTCAGGGGATTATAGTATTGGACTCGTTGATAAATTGGTTGAAAATGGTGGCTTGGCTACTAGGTTCCAGTATACTGATCCAAAATGTAGTAGCAATCAACATGTCCAGGAGAAGCATGAGGTGGATGGTGTGATTCCTTTTGTGGAGAATAGTGGGTTGGATATGCCCTATCGTGATAAAGAGATGTCTGTTCAACCTCAGCCTTTGTTGGTTATACCTTCTAAACCAAATAAATTGGAGAATTTCACTTTTGATTGCAAAAGTGAAGGATATTCTAATAACCCTTCAGCTAATAGGAAGAATGATTGGAGACGTGTTGATACTGACATACTTCACGGAGCCGAGTCCTGCTTTGATGCAATTATTGAATACGCACTTATTTCTTCTGGGAAGAGGAAACCTCCAAATTCATTAACAGAAAATGTCAGGAAGCACCTTTCATATCTGGGCTGGAAAATTGAGTTTATGAACAAAGATTTTCCTAGATTTCGTTACACCTCCCCTGAAGGGAAGACTTACCTATCTCTTCGACAGGTCTGTCAAGATTTGCGGCGACCTGATGCGGGAATTGATTCTCCAATTTCCCAAGATGACCAGAGAAGTTTGCTTAGTCCATATGATGACCTGGCATTTCCACTCGTTAAATTGCAAGTGAATGATCTGTCAAGTCAGCTTATTGAAAAATCACAAGTGAGTAAGGGAAAATGGACAGTGCCTAGTCATGATGACAGAGTTGATATTGATCATGAATATTGCCCTCAAGCTGTAGTCAACTACTATTTTCTTGGGTTAGACAAGAAAGAACACCATAGCAGGAAGGATGACATTCGgagtttgaatttaaaatctaaagcAAAGAAGCACCTCTCATTCATGGGTTGGACATTTTGGTATGCATATAGGAGAGGGAAGCGTGAAATGCGCTACTTCTCACCAAAAGGAAAGTGTTATTATTCTCTTCGTACAGCCTGCAAGGGCTGTATGGATGAAGGTGGAGCTTCTGAAGGTACTTCTACCACTTGGAACCCTGTGAAAACCATGAATGTTAGTGAGGTAGCTTTGGGCCAAGAATTATCTTCTGCCTTGATTGATATGAGAATGCAGAACAGTTTGATAGAACAAAATGTACCATCTGCAAAGTGGCCAATAAAGTCTTCCAGCATATCACAGTTGAAAAGCAAAGAGATTAGTGCAGTTACAAAGAAGAGACATGATGGACTACATGGTGTTACCTCTAATTCGCTTCAATCTTGGACACAATCCACTGGAAAAGATGGATTTGGAATTGGATTAGTAGGTGACAGAGAGTTGAGGCACCCAAAGGACAAAAATGTCTGCTTCTCAAAGTTGAAGAATGGAAAGGGATCTAAAGCTTTGATGAGACTAAATGGTCTAGATGGTACCCGTGTTCTGCGATCTAGAAAAAGAGCACGTCAGGTACTGATTCCTGGTTCATCAAACAACCCAAGGACTATACTTTCTTGGTTGATAGACAACAATGTGGTGCTGCCAAGGGCAAAAGTACACTACAGTAGTCGAAGGGATCATCATCCAATGGCAGACGGGCGGATAACTCGTGATGGGATCAAATGCAGTTGTTGCCAAGAAGTGTTTAGTCTTAGCAGGTTTGAAGCTCATGCTGGCAGCTCTTATCACAGGTCAGCTGCCAATATTTTCTTGGAAGATGGAAGGTCTCTGTTAGAATGCCAAATGCAAATAATACGTGATATTACTGGGAAAGGCTTCACAAAAGAATCGTTTAGTAGGAAGAAGAGCAATGAACGTCACCATGAGAATGACCACATTTGTTCTGTTTGTCACTATGGTGGTGATTTAGTCCTATGTGACCATTGTCCATCCTCATTCCATAAGAGTTGCCTTGGTTTGAAGGTAGgttgttttgtgtttttttttttctttgtttctttgattgtttgttttgttccatttttataatttcaaactTCATTTATagctctttttccctttttacttTTATCTTGTTTCCTTTTTCTAGTATATTATTGTGAATTTTGAGTATGGTATTCAActgcattatttatttattcttcatttttttcttgcttctttAGACACTTCCTGAGGGTGACTGGTTTTGCCCATCCTGTTGTTGTGGAATTTGTGGTGAAAACAAATTTGATGGAGGCAGTGAACAGGATAATGTTGTTTTCAGTTGTTATCAATGCGAACGTCAATGTAAGTTTTATTTCTGTTTATGGTACTTCTATTACATGCATGTGCATTTGTATAGATGGATATGCTCATTTGAAAAGTTTGTAGTTACATTTTTACAATTTAATACAGATCATGTAGGTTGCCTAAGGAAATGGGGGCATGTTAAGTTGGCAAGTTATCCTAATGGAACTTGGTTTTGCAGTAAACAGTGTAAAAAGGTATGTATGACCCATCTTTCTTCTTGATTACCTTTTCGCTCCAAAAAGTGTTGTCTTGGTATATAATTGCATTTATGCAACTTCAAATTACGTTTCTTTCTACTTAGAGGGAATTCATGCGAGCTCATATTGAAATAATTCTAGCTGaagttttataaataaactTACTTGTttcttcattattattttttttaaggtatgCTATTGCTTTTGAGCTTCATATTAGAATTACTTACCAATATGTGGTCCCATGTTGTTCTATGAATGGAtataaaaagaagaaacaattgaatatagaaataaatttttttctccatttttcttaaccagaattgatttttcttattaattagaggaataatttttttaattttgatttgattttgctCCGCTACTAGCAAATCTAAAGCATTATGCATTTCAGTCTGGGCAGTTTATATGTAATTTCAAGCACAAGAACTCTTAGATAATAGGTCTAAAAAGGCAGATAGAAGAAGTAAGAAGAAGTggcataaatatatttttttcaagagGTAAAATAGTGATAAATCTTGCTTTTGTAAAGGCTATCACGTACATGATGGGGGctctacaaaaaaataaatacataattcCTTAGTCCATTACTGATGTAAAGCCTCTGATTGTTCTGATTTTACAGTTGTCCAGATGTGGAAAAAAAAGGctaataataaattcttttagattttctctttttggaaTTAGTAATCAATGGActaattttcatagtttcttCTATTCCTAATGTGCAAGAATCTGGagcatatttttgaaaatggtgGAACGTCCTATGTGGAAATATTGCCATACACTTGGTTATGCATTGTACTGCTAAGGGGCTTTCtattttgcattttttggaAGGTTCTTGATGGGATTAATATGACTTGAATGAATGAACATGGTGGTTGATAAAGGGCACATAAATATGGTATTAGTTGaggataaatttttatttattgatcaTTATTGGGTTAGATGTTTCTAAAAGCTAATAATACTATCAATATGCATGCTTTTAATGCCATCATCAGCAGATGGTGTCAGTAACTACTTTGTACAGTTTTATTGCATGAAAAACCAAACATTAAATTGAGTGCTTGTTTGGCACATGGATGCTTTCTGTTATATATTGCTACTTGAACATGATATAAGCAAACACACTTGTTATTACATTATGATACTTGTGCTACTGTTGCAGATATTTTTGGGCCTTCAGAAGCTTTTAGGGAAATCATTTCCAGTAGGTGTGGATAATTTAACCTGGACCTTGCTGAAACCCATTCGAAGTAAAGGTCTTGAGATTGATTTACCTGATATTGAGGCCTTGACAGAAGTTTACAGCAAGCTCAATATTGCTCTTGGTGTCATGCATGAATGTTTTGAGCCCGTTAAAGAACCTCATACAAGGAGAGATGTTGTTGAAGATGTTATTTTCTGTAGAGGGTGAGATATTCTTATTTCTGCACTATCTATCTTGACAACCTTCTTTtgtatgcatttttatttttttatttttgtgtgcAAGTTTTAGGATCTTTtcagtttcctttcattttctgatTCGTTTGTGTGAAGTTTCAGCTAATTCATTTTTCTATCTTTGTTGTTGACATGTTATCATTGTATGTAATGAACTTGAACTACATGCTGTTTGATCTGATGAATACCTTTTCTGTTGTTCCTTATCATTCGACTGGATCATAAATTGTGAACTTGTTTTTAGTAAAATGTATATTTTGTGTTCCCTTTTTCCCATATGCCAATTTTATGATGGTTAAATTGGAAATCCACCTACAAATTCTGTAGAAATTATACCATTACTTAGTAGGTTCTTGACTctgtctttttaaaaaatgtcttATGTATTTGCCCAtgtttaatgtaaaaaaaactTAGTAAAAAGTTAAGCAGAAATGAAGGCTAAGACTTGAAGGATAAAAGTTTGCTAATTCTATATTGTTAATTACATGTCAAGGATGAGCAAATGGATGTATACCTATTTTTTAAGGGTATGCAGGGAAAAGAAAAGTGTACAAAATCATGTTAGTTACATTAAAGGAAGGATCATGGAACGGTGAAGGAGTcatttcttatattatttaagGAAAACCGTATAAAGGTTTTGACTTATCACTATTGTTTCTGCTATTATTTTGAGATATATTGTCTGTATTTAAATCTTTAGGTTGTTACATGGCTAGTGTcatcagaaacaaaagcagTGGAAGCCTGATCCAGTTTTTCCTGTTCGTTCATTTTTCTTAATGGATCACTGGTTGGTCCACATGATATTGTTTGTAGGAGAAAAATTACTTTCATTTGGATTTCACTATCACATTATGCTTACAAATAAAAAGTGTTTCATTTGAAGTTTGATGCAAGTGGTGTGGAACTTTCAGGTCAGATCTCAACCGTTTGAACTTCCAAGGATTCTATACAGTGCTCTTGGAGAGAAATGATGAGCTGATTAGTGTGGCTACTGTAAGGTAGGGCTTACAGGATTACAGATCCTAATGTAGCTAcctttttcttacttttttaaataatggtAATCTGACATTCTATTTTCCTGTTCAAGGGTATATGGAGAAAAGGTGGCAGAAGTGCCACTTATTGGTACTCGATTTCAATATCGTCGACTAGGAATGTGTCACATTTTGATGAATGAACTTGAAAAGGTGATTATTCTCTTTATTTGTGTTGGAGCTCagcatatatacatacatatgtaTAACTTGCAAACTTTTTGTGGACTTCATTGGTCTGTAATTTAGTTAGATCTTTCATTGAAGTGCTACTTTGTAATGTCCCTGTAAATCTCATTTCTCACAAATATAACTTGTTAGTGTAAGTATAATGCTTGAACTTTGATTGCTGACATCACCATGCAATCACAGTTAAAAGTTCAGTATCAATTTGTTTAGAGTTGGTCAATCATTTTTTATCACCACCTCATTGTAATACCTGTATTGATGGCTGGAATGGTCAGTGCGAAATCTGGTGTCACTGTAGTTGATTCAAATATGACAATTATATCAAGGGTAAATTTCCAAATGACCTGAGAGGTGTAGGTGGGTGGGAGGCTGATTCTGCCAATTGGATTAAGATTGACACGCATGGAAAGAATAGCATTCTCCCCATCTGTTTTTACAATTCTGAAGGGTAACTTTTATTTTGTCAATTTCCTAATATTATTTTCTGCATTGATTCTGCAGAAACTCATGGAATTAGGAGTGGAGAGGTTGGTGTTGCCAGCTGTTCCTAGTGTGCTAAACACATGGActacttcatttggtttttcaaaGATGACGGATTCTGAAAGACTAAGGTTTTTGGATTACAGTTTCCTGGATTTCCAGGACACGGTAATGTGCCAGAAACTCTTGATGAAGATCCCTTTAGCAAAATCAAACCAATCGACTGGTATGTTTGCCATCCTCTCAGCTACCTTATTGAAGTGCGAATAACAGTCTGCTAGCTGGCATGCATCCCCTTATATGTTCTTTTGCAGGAGCTTGGTCAAAGCATATTATTGATTTCAATAAGCGTGGTGCCATCTCTGAAGCTCTTAAATCAGAACAAGTTGAAGCTGAAATTGTTGCCCCAGGACCATCGGAGTATGTCTCACCTCTAATTTCCtgtatttataaaatttcaatgaAAAAGCATAGAAGGGCTTACATGGTAGTGCTTTAGATCTAGACTGAGGTTAAGAAATGGAGATGGATTTCCTATTTCAAAAATTTCTCTTATTGGTGAGTTTTAATGCCATGATGTAGGAGAATGTGATAGTGGATGGGCTGTATGCTTTAGCAGTGTTTTCAAAATATACTAAGAAGCTAAATAGTATAGTGAAAATTATTTAGTCTGCCTATTGCTCAATATAAGAATAAGAAAGATTTGAATAATAAAGCAAGACTTTGCTTGtgtatattgaaattatttCCACAGGGTGCCCTAATGTTTTCTTCTAGATTGAAAGTTGTGCTCTATGACAAAGGAAGGAAGAATCTCAAGACAATATCTCCATAATTTCTGAACCTTAATATCATTGTCGATATTGATATTTCATTCCTTGCATGTGACCTTCCTTTCCCTTGTCATAGTAGCACGTCTAAATTGCATTAgccaaaaaaaatccataaaatttCTCTGATTTCTCCATAACAGGGCCGTCCACAACAAGATTTCTTCCAAAAGCTCACTCTTCTCTCATCCCCTAAAATAAACCAaatctctttaattttattaaacccAAGTACTTCAAACACCAACCCAAAAGATGTCCTGAATCTCTTCAAGCCACCACTCTCCTCAATTGCCAGTTACACTTGTACTGCGAAGATATTAGTTTCTCTCATTATTCATCCTTTTCTGCTGGAATCTCCAAATAACTACTTACCTAAGGAAGCTTAACTTATACAAATACCAATCTCAAACCCCAACCAAACCCCTCATCTAGTCAGGAATACACACCATCATTCAATCAAGAAGATGATATTTGAACTCATCTTCCATACCTTTCCAAAGAAGGGGATTTCATCATGGTACAAGAACTGTGGTAAATGAATTAATAAACTTTCCTCTTTAATAAAGGGAAATCCCAATCTGGCTTTTTGGAAATATTGACAAATATTCTTCTGCTCTAAGAAAAATACTCTGGTAGGGTGGACTAGAATGGAAGAAATTAATTCTATTAATGTTTGTACCATTTAAATGGTCAATTGCAACTATTGTCTGTTCAGAACAACTGGAGCATGACAAATTATGTACTATATCATTCAAGTTTCATAGATCAGGGCATGACATCAAAACATCCAACTTCCTTCTAATTGACGACAAGAATTATGCAATGGTGCTTTCTAGTCATGCAACAGAGAAAAAGTTAATTAGTACCCAACTTAGCATGTAAGAAAAATTTTAACTCGAAAATGCCAATTTACTATTGTAATTGAAGCACGTGCTGTACTAGAGCATTAGAGCATATTTTGTCTAAATGACTGCATAACACGATGCTATGAAATACTAACATATGTAATTTGTgagtaaaataaatagaaatttcaagaaaagaaattagGCCACCTAGTACTGCCTTTTAAATTTAGATCATATGGGAGTTCTACATGCATGGTCTTTCCAAGCTTTAGTTGAAAGGAGGTTACCATTACCACCATTATATGTGACAGACACTATTTTTCAGATGAAAATTtactagaaaaataaacaaattagcCACTTGTCAAGACCCCTCAGTGCAATATCATTCTAATCATAGGTTATTGTACAAAGCGCTAATTTTCACTATTTGGGTAGGGAATCCTGCTTTTCCAGTCCATTTTGTCAAAAAGATTGGAGACTGCAAACGACAGATGTTGTTGCTCGATATATGTGTTTGAAAAAGGGGTTCATTTTAGGTGTTATTATCTTTATGCCTTGATCAATGTGTATAAATGTTGATGTTGAAGTCAATTTGGTAAAAACAGTTAGATCCACCTTGTGTTTGCTAGTAAAATTCAGGCAGACCATGGCCCACCACCATTTGTCTCTTCTCAAGGATCTATACATCCCATATAATTGTCCTTGATACATTGCATCATTTTGCCGTTTCTGTGCTCTCTATTTGTTACCACCATGCTGCTAGTAAATTGCCCTTTAacatttgttcatttatttcacatattttttatGTTCCAAGTTTCATAGGCATATAGGTTTTTACTTGTTAGATGTTTACTTGAGCAATACTAGCAACGTGAAACACAATTCCCCTTTCAGATGCCTCATGTTGAGTTATTTGTGGTCCACCTGATTTGAGCAACTTCATTCCCATCTGATCCATTGTCCCTTGATTATGGATGATTGGCACCTTTCTATTTCTTCctaattcctttctttcctcATTTGAAGTTGCTGATTATGTTACTGACAATGGTGATTTTTGTCAGCAGTACTTCAAGCAAAGGCGGTGATGGTAGCAATAGCCTGCCTGCAACCCAACAGACTGATCCTGAACATAAACTGGGCctcaatgaaaataatttagagtGCTTGCTCAAAGATGACAATCATAAGGGCAGAGACATTGGCAATGGATATTTCAAGTGCTACAAGCGAAGGAGAATACTATCAGCCAGTGGGAGCTGACTTCATTCCACGTGCACAGACTAACACAACTAATTGAATCTAAATGCAACTAGTTCCCCAGCGACATGAAAAATCAGTAAATTTGGCTTTGTTCTGTGAGCCAGTCATTTAGACTGTGTCCCAGGACTTCAAAAATTTTGACTCAGAAATCTATAGATTGCCTTTTTGTAAAGGATGGAGTGAGTCACAGGGGCTTGAATTGTgctcacttttattttatgtataggTCGGAGAATAGTTTCATGCATAGCTCATTTTGAGTACTTGTTTCACAGACGAACTTGGAGTAAAACCAATACTGGGTATATTTACAGTAAGAATGATGTCCTTCTGTGTTGTCTTACTGAGAATCATCCCTCTGTATGATATGTCATACCAATTGTGTTCCAACTGGTGACAGCAACCCAGTATCTTTTTCATGCTCTTCTTGTGGCCTCATTTTGAGGACCCGTCTCTTGACACATTGAATTGAATACTTCAATGCATGGTATTCAATAATTCACCTGATCAAACCGTTCATTTATTCATCTTTTTGGTAGGTTGATCAAGTTGTTCTTTTATATGCTCCAATAATTCTGCTGTGGACACCAGTGACCTGGAATCATTATTTCTATTGCCTGGAAAATTGACTTCTTAGCATACTTTCCACTAAGACTATTAACATCATTCTTGTATCttcttatctttcttttttctttggtggTTGGGGAAGGTGGTGTAGTTCCATTAATTAATGGAGGTTTCCTTTGATCTTAGCTTTTGGGACACATACAAACACATTCCCTTCATAAGAACAAGAGGAGTCAAGGGTGGTGCCCACTTCATAATAACTACGAGGGTCATGTCTTTAGTTAATAAAGATAATGCTAGGATTAAGGAGACTTTTCAATGTCACTTTTGAAACTCTGATTGGCTCCTATTCTTTTCATGACAGcccatttctttcttcttgtttGTCTCTATAATCATATACTGCTTCATTAATAATCGATTTCAAATCTGGGTCAATCTAATGAGCACTACTTTAAGGGCTTTTTCAACTAGCAGAAAGATCATCTTACGTATATTTTTCCAAAAGGGGGAagacccaaaaattaaaaagggaaagaaagaggGAAAAGATAGGGGGTGCTGTATGACAATAAATTGAGGGATGATGAAAGGTGGTGGAATCactaaaattgattcaaaagaaAAGCTTTTACCCTTCTTAAAGCTTCTGATTTTAAACCCCTTGgtaaaaatcaacaaaatggcttacaaaaaaaaacactgaaaaaaaat
Proteins encoded in this region:
- the LOC100243375 gene encoding uncharacterized protein LOC100243375 isoform X1, yielding MAVKVEKSDWERKKKRKSLHNERKLFNDEKGKVMRGGIGSSTVVNLEEPDCGRERTGNKRKLLVGEEVEVRSVEEGLLGSWHSGTIIGCDYLVRNVKYSEILDDRMGERFLESVSVSGAIEGTSVVDTDQCNHRGRIRPLPPQCDFGKWNLHYGLCVDVFFREAWWEGVIFDHEDGLENRKVFFPDLGDELTVGVDNIRITQDWNEGTATWERRRNWLFLELIEEYEQDWPLNVSLKQIWYDVREKKGFEKVKEWTCPSNALWRELVREAIADNFRITLNKICSMLKPEVLANCHAVEPIRGISPLDGSMMMTNNDANATNSGDYSIGLVDKLVENGGLATRFQYTDPKCSSNQHVQEKHEVDGVIPFVENSGLDMPYRDKEMSVQPQPLLVIPSKPNKLENFTFDCKSEGYSNNPSANRKNDWRRVDTDILHGAESCFDAIIEYALISSGKRKPPNSLTENVRKHLSYLGWKIEFMNKDFPRFRYTSPEGKTYLSLRQVCQDLRRPDAGIDSPISQDDQRSLLSPYDDLAFPLVKLQVNDLSSQLIEKSQVSKGKWTVPSHDDRVDIDHEYCPQAVVNYYFLGLDKKEHHSRKDDIRSLNLKSKAKKHLSFMGWTFWYAYRRGKREMRYFSPKGKCYYSLRTACKGCMDEGGASEGTSTTWNPVKTMNVSEVALGQELSSALIDMRMQNSLIEQNVPSAKWPIKSSSISQLKSKEISAVTKKRHDGLHGVTSNSLQSWTQSTGKDGFGIGLVGDRELRHPKDKNVCFSKLKNGKGSKALMRLNGLDGTRVLRSRKRARQVLIPGSSNNPRTILSWLIDNNVVLPRAKVHYSSRRDHHPMADGRITRDGIKCSCCQEVFSLSRFEAHAGSSYHRSAANIFLEDGRSLLECQMQIIRDITGKGFTKESFSRKKSNERHHENDHICSVCHYGGDLVLCDHCPSSFHKSCLGLKTLPEGDWFCPSCCCGICGENKFDGGSEQDNVVFSCYQCERQYHVGCLRKWGHVKLASYPNGTWFCSKQCKKIFLGLQKLLGKSFPVGVDNLTWTLLKPIRSKGLEIDLPDIEALTEVYSKLNIALGVMHECFEPVKEPHTRRDVVEDVIFCRGSDLNRLNFQGFYTVLLERNDELISVATVRVYGEKVAEVPLIGTRFQYRRLGMCHILMNELEKKLMELGVERLVLPAVPSVLNTWTTSFGFSKMTDSERLRFLDYSFLDFQDTVMCQKLLMKIPLAKSNQSTGAWSKHIIDFNKRGAISEALKSEQVEAEIVAPGPSDSTSSKGGDGSNSLPATQQTDPEHKLGLNENNLECLLKDDNHKGRDIGNGYFKCYKRRRILSASGS
- the LOC100243375 gene encoding uncharacterized protein LOC100243375 isoform X2 — its product is MAVKVEKSDWERKKKRKSLHNERKLFNDEKGKVMRGGIGSSTVVNLEEPDCGRERTGNKRKLLVGEEVEVRSVEEGLLGSWHSGTIIGCDYLVRNVKYSEILDDRMGERFLESVSVSGAIEGTSVVDTDQCNHRGRIRPLPPQCDFGKWNLHYGLCVDVFFREAWWEGVIFDHEDGLENRKVFFPDLGDELTVGVDNIRITQDWNEGTATWERRRNWLFLELIEEYEQDWPLNVSLKQIWYDVREKKGFEKVKEWTCPSNALWRELVREAIADNFRITLNKICSMLKPEVLANCHAVEPIRGISPLDGSMMMTNNDANATNSGDYSIGLVDKLVENGGLATRFQYTDPKCSSNQHVQEKHEVDGVIPFVENSGLDMPYRDKEMSVQPQPLLVIPSKPNKLENFTFDCKSEGYSNNPSANRKNDWRRVDTDILHGAESCFDAIIEYALISSGKRKPPNSLTENVRKHLSYLGWKIEFMNKDFPRFRYTSPEGKTYLSLRQVCQDLRRPDAGIDSPISQDDQRSLLSPYDDLAFPLVKLQVNDLSSQLIEKSQVSKGKWTVPSHDDRVDIDHEYCPQAVVNYYFLGLDKKEHHSRKDDIRSLNLKSKAKKHLSFMGWTFWYAYRRGKREMRYFSPKGKCYYSLRTACKGCMDEGGASEGTSTTWNPVKTMNVSEVALGQELSSALIDMRMQNSLIEQNVPSAKWPIKSSSISQLKSKEISAVTKKRHDGLHGVTSNSLQSWTQSTGKDGFGIGLVGDRELRHPKDKNVCFSKLKNGKGSKALMRLNGLDGTRVLRSRKRARQVLIPGSSNNPRTILSWLIDNNVVLPRAKVHYSSRRDHHPMADGRITRDGIKCSCCQEVFSLSRFEAHAGSSYHRSAANIFLEDGRSLLECQMQIIRDITGKGFTKESFSRKKSNERHHENDHICSVCHYGGDLVLCDHCPSSFHKSCLGLKTLPEGDWFCPSCCCGICGENKFDGGSEQDNVVFSCYQCERQYHVGCLRKWGHVKLASYPNGTWFCSKQCKKIFLGLQKLLGKSFPVGVDNLTWTLLKPIRSKGLEIDLPDIEALTEVYSKLNIALGVMHECFEPVKEPHTRRDVVEDVIFCRGSDLNRLNFQGFYTVLLERNDELISVATVRVYGEKVAEVPLIGTRFQYRRLGMCHILMNELEKKLMELGVERLVLPAVPSVLNTWTTSFGFSKMTDSERLRFLDYSFLDFQDTVMCQKLLMKIPLAKSNQSTGAWSKHIIDFNKRGAISEALKSEQVEAEIVAPGPSDTSSKGGDGSNSLPATQQTDPEHKLGLNENNLECLLKDDNHKGRDIGNGYFKCYKRRRILSASGS